A region from the uncultured Holophaga sp. genome encodes:
- the kdpB gene encoding potassium-transporting ATPase subunit KdpB, whose translation MEMTPKPSGKLMNGPLLQRALMDALRKLNPRHQLKNPVMFVVWVCSAFVTLLWMHSLGGHGEARPGFIFQITVWLWFTLFFANVAEALAEGRGKAQADALRASRKDVTAKKLTDQPTRTWTPAGSATLRMDDLVLVEAGDTIPLDGEVIEGIASVNEAAVTGESAPVIRESGGDRSAVTGGTEVLSDWMVVRITSNPGNSFLDRMIAMVEGAKRQKTPNEIALDILLASLTLVFLLAVATLLPFSRFAVQLTGQGLPITLTVLVALLVCLIPTTIGGLLSAIGIAGMDRMIRANVVATSGRAVEAAGDVDVLLLDKTGTITLGNREAVAFVPAPGITELELADAAQLASLPDETPEGRSIVVLAKEAYGLRERELESLHLIFVPFTAQTRMSGVDVDGRRIRKGASESVAAWIESEGGACPEEVRAASERIAREGGTPLVVADGSRALGVIHLKDIVKGGIQERFAELRRMGIKTVMVTGDNPLTAAAIAAEAGVDDFLAQATPERKLRLIRDYQAGGRLVAMTGDGTNDAPALAQADVAVAMNTGTQAAKEAGNMVDLDSNPTKLIEIVRIGKQMLMTRGSLTTFSIANDVAKYFAILPAAFLLTYPQLRALDLMRLHSPESAVLSAVIFNALIIVFLIPLALRGVKFRTLPAAELLRRNLFIYGLGGLVVPFIGMKVIDLLVVTLHLV comes from the coding sequence ATGGAAATGACTCCCAAGCCCTCCGGCAAGCTGATGAACGGCCCGCTCCTGCAGCGCGCCCTCATGGACGCCCTTCGCAAGCTCAATCCACGCCACCAGCTCAAGAACCCCGTCATGTTCGTGGTATGGGTCTGCAGCGCCTTCGTGACCCTCCTCTGGATGCACAGCCTGGGCGGCCACGGCGAGGCCCGCCCCGGCTTCATCTTCCAGATCACGGTCTGGCTCTGGTTCACCCTCTTCTTCGCCAATGTCGCGGAAGCCCTGGCGGAGGGCCGGGGCAAGGCCCAGGCGGATGCCCTGCGGGCGAGCCGGAAGGATGTCACCGCCAAGAAGCTCACCGATCAGCCCACCCGGACCTGGACCCCCGCGGGAAGCGCCACACTGCGGATGGATGACCTTGTCCTGGTGGAGGCCGGCGACACCATCCCTCTGGATGGCGAGGTCATCGAGGGCATCGCCTCGGTGAACGAAGCCGCCGTCACCGGAGAGAGTGCACCGGTCATCCGGGAGTCCGGCGGTGACCGCTCGGCAGTCACCGGGGGCACCGAAGTCCTTTCCGACTGGATGGTCGTGAGGATCACCTCCAATCCGGGGAACAGTTTTCTGGATCGCATGATCGCCATGGTGGAGGGTGCCAAGCGGCAGAAGACGCCCAACGAGATCGCCCTGGACATCCTGTTGGCCAGCCTGACCCTGGTCTTCCTGCTGGCGGTCGCCACCCTGCTGCCCTTCAGTCGCTTTGCGGTTCAGCTCACGGGCCAGGGTCTGCCCATCACCCTGACGGTCCTCGTGGCCCTACTGGTCTGCCTCATTCCCACCACCATCGGCGGCCTGCTCTCGGCCATCGGCATTGCCGGGATGGATCGGATGATCCGGGCCAACGTCGTCGCCACCTCGGGGCGGGCCGTGGAAGCGGCAGGCGACGTCGATGTCCTCCTCCTGGACAAGACCGGGACCATCACCCTCGGCAACCGCGAAGCGGTGGCCTTCGTCCCCGCGCCGGGCATCACCGAACTCGAGCTGGCGGACGCCGCCCAGTTGGCCTCTTTGCCGGATGAGACCCCTGAAGGGCGGAGCATCGTGGTCCTGGCCAAGGAAGCCTACGGGCTGCGAGAACGGGAATTGGAGAGTCTCCACCTGATCTTCGTGCCCTTCACCGCCCAGACCCGCATGAGTGGGGTGGATGTGGATGGCCGGCGCATCCGGAAGGGGGCCAGCGAGTCGGTGGCCGCCTGGATCGAGAGCGAGGGCGGGGCCTGCCCGGAGGAGGTCCGGGCCGCCTCCGAACGCATCGCCCGGGAAGGGGGAACGCCCCTGGTGGTCGCAGACGGCTCACGGGCCCTCGGGGTCATCCACCTCAAGGACATCGTCAAAGGCGGCATCCAGGAACGATTTGCAGAGCTGAGACGCATGGGCATCAAGACCGTCATGGTCACGGGGGACAACCCTCTCACCGCCGCGGCCATCGCTGCGGAAGCCGGGGTAGACGATTTCCTGGCCCAGGCCACGCCGGAGCGGAAGCTGCGCCTGATCCGGGACTACCAAGCCGGTGGACGCCTGGTGGCCATGACGGGTGATGGCACCAACGACGCCCCCGCCCTGGCCCAGGCGGATGTCGCTGTGGCCATGAACACCGGTACCCAGGCGGCAAAGGAGGCCGGGAACATGGTGGACCTGGACTCCAACCCCACCAAGCTCATCGAGATCGTCCGCATCGGCAAGCAGATGCTCATGACCCGGGGTTCCCTGACCACCTTCAGCATCGCCAACGATGTGGCCAAGTATTTCGCCATCCTCCCGGCGGCCTTCCTCCTGACCTATCCCCAGCTGCGGGCCCTGGACCTGATGCGGCTCCACAGCCCGGAGAGCGCCGTCCTCTCGGCGGTGATCTTCAACGCCCTGATCATCGTCTTCCTGATTCCCCTGGCCCTGAGGGGCGTCAAGTTCCGCACCCTTCCGGCGGCGGAACTGCTGCGCCGCAACCTGTTCATCTATGGCCTGGGCGGACTGGTGGTGCCCTTCATCGGCATGAAGGTCATCGACCTCCTGGTCGTCACTCTCCACTTGGTCTGA
- the kdpA gene encoding potassium-transporting ATPase subunit KdpA, with protein sequence MSPLLLLLLFGLLAVCLFLGRPLGEYLGDVLEREPIPSARFLFWMERGLYRLMGIEAGDRMDWRQYLGSVLAFNALGLALLLALLRLQPHLPMDPQGFGPMSWPLAFNTAVSFVTNTNWQAYTGEAALSHLVQALGLTVQNFLSAATGIAIMGAVARGIRRRKATNLGSFWVDLIRITVYILLPLSVIFALFLVSQGVVQTWLPSVRALWVAPPAPGAPIHQVIALGPAASQVAIKMLGTNGGGFFGANGAHPFENPTALTNLCQIVSILLLPTACCFAFGKMVRDRRQGWSLYLAMSLLLTLGTLLAGWAEHRPVPALQQAGVAQTLGSLEGKELRNGVESSVLWSTATTAASNGSVNAQHDAMAPLAGLSQMVLMQIGEVAFGGVGCGLYGMLIFVVIAVFVSGLMVGRTPEYLGKKVEAFEMKMAALVVLTPSAIILAGTAATVLHPQVAHWISNPGPHAFSQILYAWSSAANNNGSAFAGLAADNGFLDIGLAIAMLLGRFAPICAVLALAGSLASKKRTPPGPGTLPTHSLFFIGVMVAIVILVGALTFLPALAVGPLAEHFAALHG encoded by the coding sequence ATGAGCCCGCTCCTTCTGCTGCTCCTCTTCGGCCTGCTGGCTGTGTGCCTCTTCCTGGGCCGTCCCCTGGGAGAATATCTGGGGGATGTCCTGGAGCGGGAGCCGATCCCCTCAGCCCGTTTCCTCTTCTGGATGGAACGGGGTCTCTACCGTCTCATGGGCATCGAAGCCGGGGACCGCATGGACTGGCGGCAGTATCTGGGCTCCGTGCTGGCCTTCAATGCCCTCGGCCTGGCCCTCCTGCTGGCTCTTCTGCGCCTCCAGCCGCACCTCCCCATGGATCCTCAGGGCTTCGGCCCCATGAGCTGGCCCCTGGCCTTCAACACCGCGGTCAGCTTCGTCACCAATACCAACTGGCAGGCATACACTGGCGAGGCCGCGCTGAGCCACCTGGTCCAGGCCCTCGGCCTCACGGTCCAGAATTTCCTCTCCGCCGCCACCGGCATTGCGATCATGGGTGCGGTCGCCCGGGGCATCCGACGCCGTAAAGCCACCAACCTGGGCAGTTTCTGGGTGGATCTCATCAGGATCACGGTCTACATCCTGCTCCCCCTTTCGGTCATCTTCGCGCTCTTCCTGGTGAGCCAGGGGGTAGTCCAGACTTGGCTCCCCTCGGTCAGAGCCCTGTGGGTGGCCCCTCCGGCCCCCGGTGCACCGATCCATCAGGTCATCGCCCTGGGGCCTGCGGCCTCCCAGGTCGCCATCAAGATGCTGGGTACGAATGGTGGAGGCTTTTTCGGAGCCAACGGCGCCCATCCCTTCGAGAACCCCACCGCCCTGACCAACCTCTGCCAGATCGTTTCCATCCTTCTGCTCCCCACCGCCTGCTGCTTCGCCTTCGGCAAGATGGTCCGGGATCGCCGCCAGGGCTGGTCGCTCTACCTGGCCATGAGCTTACTGCTCACCCTGGGCACCCTTCTGGCCGGATGGGCCGAACACCGACCCGTTCCGGCCCTTCAGCAGGCGGGTGTCGCCCAGACCCTGGGCAGCCTTGAAGGCAAGGAACTGAGGAACGGTGTCGAGAGCTCCGTGCTCTGGTCCACCGCCACGACCGCGGCGAGCAATGGAAGCGTGAATGCCCAACACGACGCCATGGCCCCCCTGGCCGGACTCTCCCAGATGGTGCTCATGCAGATCGGCGAGGTGGCCTTCGGCGGTGTCGGCTGCGGTCTCTACGGCATGCTGATCTTTGTGGTCATCGCCGTATTCGTCTCCGGCCTCATGGTGGGACGGACGCCGGAGTATCTGGGCAAGAAGGTCGAAGCCTTCGAGATGAAGATGGCCGCCCTGGTGGTCCTGACCCCCTCCGCCATCATCCTCGCCGGCACCGCAGCCACGGTCCTCCATCCCCAGGTGGCCCACTGGATCTCGAACCCCGGCCCCCACGCATTCAGCCAGATCCTCTACGCCTGGTCCAGCGCAGCCAACAACAATGGCAGTGCCTTCGCCGGCCTCGCCGCCGACAACGGATTCCTGGATATCGGTCTGGCCATCGCCATGCTCCTGGGACGCTTCGCACCCATCTGCGCAGTGCTGGCCCTTGCAGGTTCGCTGGCATCCAAAAAGCGCACCCCGCCAGGACCCGGCACGCTCCCGACCCACAGCCTCTTCTTCATCGGAGTAATGGTGGCCATCGTCATCCTGGTGGGCGCCCTGACCTTCCTCCCTGCCCTGGCCGTGGGCCCCCTGGCCGAGCACTTCGCCGCCCTTCACGGATGA
- the kdpF gene encoding K(+)-transporting ATPase subunit F — protein MSTLRFLAAVLASGLAAYLVLALLRPERFQ, from the coding sequence ATGTCCACGCTGCGTTTTCTGGCTGCTGTCCTGGCTTCAGGCTTGGCCGCCTACTTGGTTCTGGCGCTCCTGCGCCCGGAGCGGTTCCAATGA
- a CDS encoding DUF4384 domain-containing protein — protein sequence MPWHRLLLSTVLIAPALSAQAPVWVQSPESLFPARSYLTGYGVADRTLPETQRLHEARNMARQELAAALRVRVQSEFTSAAAHTRTKGAQYVQNLVQTRSDLDLEGLDRFETWTDPRSGEIHCLAILEKERAADLLVSRLRAQAAEAGRMLLEARTHKDLEGLLRVRGLLKRCQEEEGLLRVLGRAAPTVVRPTQEEVDRSALELLHTRPGLDASLDEALYRLGTELPGRLRAMIDRIVYGQTRFSSTFGAYLEQRMGERLLKFDGIQLLDRALASREGSPLQAQALLHGSYLELGDEVSLQLKATALSGEELASSQVRIPRSWIQKAGLRLLPENHAEAAQSLAILDTQVQPSDLRLNLQLDRGDGGIYRDGELLHLFLKASRDCYIRVVYQQVDGTRIQVFPNQFHPDNRVHREELTRIPAEGDGFELRVAEPFGSEILKVFASTEPFELAPQATTPVGPFARLDASVQAMTSRFRGIRIQKAQAHTAEASAVLNTVPLRPAVAR from the coding sequence ATGCCCTGGCACCGCCTGCTGCTGAGCACCGTGCTGATCGCCCCTGCCCTCTCGGCCCAGGCCCCGGTCTGGGTCCAGTCCCCGGAGAGCCTCTTCCCCGCCCGCTCCTACCTCACGGGCTATGGAGTGGCGGACCGGACCCTGCCCGAAACCCAGCGCCTGCATGAAGCCAGGAACATGGCCCGTCAGGAGCTGGCGGCCGCCCTCCGGGTACGGGTCCAGTCCGAGTTCACCAGCGCCGCAGCCCACACCCGGACCAAGGGGGCGCAGTATGTTCAGAACCTCGTCCAGACCCGCTCAGACCTGGATCTGGAGGGCCTGGACCGCTTCGAGACCTGGACCGATCCCAGGAGTGGGGAGATCCACTGTCTGGCCATCCTGGAGAAGGAACGGGCGGCGGATCTACTGGTCTCCCGCCTCAGGGCCCAGGCGGCGGAGGCCGGGAGGATGCTCCTGGAGGCCCGCACCCACAAGGACCTGGAAGGCCTGCTGCGGGTGCGGGGCCTCCTCAAGCGCTGCCAGGAGGAGGAGGGACTTCTGCGGGTCCTGGGGAGGGCGGCTCCAACGGTGGTGCGCCCCACCCAGGAGGAGGTGGACCGGAGCGCCCTGGAGCTGCTCCACACCCGTCCAGGCCTGGATGCCAGTCTGGACGAGGCCCTGTATCGCCTGGGCACCGAGTTGCCCGGACGCCTCAGGGCGATGATCGACCGGATCGTCTATGGCCAGACCCGCTTCTCCTCCACCTTCGGGGCCTACCTGGAGCAGCGGATGGGTGAGCGGCTCCTCAAGTTCGATGGCATCCAGCTCCTGGACCGGGCCCTGGCCTCCCGGGAGGGCTCCCCGCTCCAGGCCCAGGCGCTCCTGCATGGCAGCTACCTGGAGCTGGGGGACGAGGTCTCCCTCCAGCTCAAAGCCACCGCCCTCTCCGGTGAGGAGCTGGCCAGCAGTCAGGTGCGCATCCCCAGGAGCTGGATCCAGAAGGCCGGACTGCGTCTCCTGCCCGAGAACCATGCGGAGGCCGCCCAGAGCCTCGCCATCCTGGACACCCAGGTCCAGCCCTCGGACCTGCGCCTCAACCTCCAGCTTGACCGGGGGGACGGGGGCATCTACCGCGACGGAGAGCTGCTCCACCTCTTCCTGAAGGCCAGCCGGGACTGCTACATCCGCGTGGTCTACCAGCAAGTGGACGGGACCCGGATCCAGGTCTTCCCCAACCAGTTTCACCCGGACAACCGGGTCCACAGGGAGGAGCTGACCCGGATCCCGGCGGAGGGGGATGGCTTCGAGCTCAGGGTCGCCGAGCCCTTCGGCAGCGAAATCCTCAAGGTCTTCGCCAGTACTGAGCCCTTCGAGCTGGCCCCCCAGGCCACCACCCCCGTTGGCCCCTTCGCCCGTCTGGATGCCAGCGTCCAGGCCATGACCTCCCGCTTCCGGGGCATCCGGATCCAGAAGGCCCAGGCCCACACCGCCGAGGCCTCCGCCGTGCTCAACACCGTCCCCCTGCGTCCCGCAGTTGCACGTTGA
- a CDS encoding caspase family protein, with protein sequence MRRLAAILFSTLLPLLATEPPAAPQLRLEVGTHLSQVWQIGADASGRWALTASNDKTLRIWDLQTRSLVQVLRPPVGAGNEGQLRASAISPDARFVVSGGWTSWEWEQANCVYIFERATGRMISRITGLPSVVTCLTFSRDGSRLAVCLHGKSGVRVYAVPTFREIFRDEAYGDQIYGADFDPHGRLATSSWDGKLRLYSPTGLKLREVPAQDGKQPHRISFSPDGSRLAVGFNDAPVVALYSGADLSRLFLPDCGGASYGFPAVAWSLDGSQLMAGGKYALQDELRPIRVWERGGRGSYRELVGDFKDTYLDLRTAPDGSILVASGAGWGRLTAGGRLSGSLNACADFRDRALSMDRSGGEIGFSLGFPNGPLWSFDLEKRHLSEGTLPGLRRAQAERAGLNVRNWAHNYSPSLDDKPLKIEAGEISRALAISPGGRDFILGADWHLYAFDSQGAERWNQAVPGTTWAVAISGDGACGLAGYGDGTLRWFRMSDGQEFLALYVHPTTHQWILWTPSGYYDASPGAEDLIGWHLNRRKDEAADFFPVSRFRSAYYRPDVIDQVLETLDEGSALRAADARSGGRPQAVSIQEMLPPVVQILSPETGSRVGASTVTVRASVRHPKGLPIDEVWASVDGRQVGERGIQVQPAADGTRSLSVAIPPRDCMVSVFARSGGLISEAATVRLVWGGGSPAASQDGFLAKPKLYVLAVGVGRYAQADLNLQYPAKDARDVAAAFAAQKGHMYRDVETRVLTDEQATKGDILDGLEWIQRATTSRDMAVVFLAGHGVNDPQGQFFFLPHQADLERMRRTMVADSEVKDVLSKVPGKVLLFLDSCHSGNVMGKVSYRGAQDVNRFVSELASAENGVVVFTASTGRQASQESPAWGNGAFTKALLEGLSGRADFTKKGAVTVNMLDLYLSERVKELTRGTQSPVTVKPSAVPDFPIVTMESGR encoded by the coding sequence ATGCGCCGACTGGCTGCCATCCTCTTCTCCACCCTGCTGCCCCTTCTGGCCACCGAACCGCCCGCGGCTCCCCAGCTGCGCCTGGAGGTGGGCACCCACCTCTCCCAGGTCTGGCAGATCGGGGCCGACGCCAGCGGTCGCTGGGCCCTCACCGCCAGCAACGACAAGACCCTCCGGATCTGGGACCTCCAGACCCGCAGTCTGGTCCAGGTGCTCCGCCCCCCCGTGGGTGCGGGCAATGAGGGACAGCTCCGGGCCTCGGCCATCAGTCCCGATGCCCGCTTTGTGGTCTCCGGGGGGTGGACGAGCTGGGAGTGGGAGCAGGCCAATTGCGTCTACATCTTCGAGCGCGCCACAGGCCGCATGATCTCGCGGATCACTGGACTCCCCAGCGTGGTCACCTGCCTCACCTTCTCCAGGGACGGCTCTCGACTTGCCGTCTGCCTGCACGGAAAGAGCGGTGTCCGGGTCTATGCGGTGCCGACTTTCCGGGAGATCTTCCGGGATGAGGCCTACGGCGACCAGATCTACGGCGCGGACTTCGATCCCCACGGACGCCTGGCCACCAGCTCCTGGGACGGCAAGCTCCGGCTCTACAGCCCCACTGGACTCAAGCTCAGGGAGGTCCCGGCTCAGGACGGCAAACAGCCGCATCGGATCAGCTTCTCCCCCGATGGCTCCCGCCTGGCGGTCGGCTTCAACGATGCCCCTGTGGTCGCCCTATACAGCGGGGCCGACCTCTCCCGGCTCTTCCTGCCCGACTGTGGTGGGGCCAGCTACGGCTTTCCTGCCGTGGCCTGGTCCCTGGATGGGAGCCAGCTCATGGCCGGGGGCAAGTATGCGCTCCAGGATGAGCTCCGCCCCATCCGGGTCTGGGAGCGGGGAGGACGGGGAAGCTACCGCGAGCTGGTCGGCGATTTCAAGGACACCTATCTGGATCTCCGGACAGCCCCCGATGGCAGCATCCTTGTGGCCTCAGGAGCAGGCTGGGGCCGCCTGACGGCCGGTGGCCGTCTGAGCGGCAGCCTGAATGCCTGTGCGGACTTCCGGGACAGGGCCCTGTCCATGGACCGCAGCGGAGGCGAGATCGGCTTCAGCCTGGGTTTCCCGAATGGGCCCCTCTGGAGCTTTGATCTGGAGAAGCGTCACCTGAGCGAGGGGACCCTGCCCGGTCTCCGGCGGGCTCAGGCGGAGCGGGCGGGCCTGAATGTGCGGAACTGGGCCCATAACTATTCTCCCAGCCTGGACGACAAGCCCCTCAAGATCGAAGCGGGCGAGATCTCCCGTGCCCTGGCCATCTCCCCGGGGGGACGGGACTTCATCCTGGGGGCGGATTGGCACCTCTACGCCTTTGATTCCCAAGGGGCCGAGCGCTGGAACCAGGCTGTACCGGGCACCACCTGGGCGGTGGCCATCTCGGGGGATGGCGCCTGTGGTCTCGCGGGATACGGCGATGGCACCCTGCGCTGGTTCCGGATGTCAGACGGGCAGGAGTTCCTGGCCCTCTACGTCCACCCCACCACCCACCAGTGGATCCTGTGGACCCCCTCGGGCTACTACGATGCCTCCCCCGGGGCCGAGGACCTCATCGGCTGGCACTTGAACCGCCGGAAAGACGAGGCGGCGGACTTCTTCCCGGTGAGCCGCTTCCGTAGTGCCTACTACCGGCCCGACGTCATCGACCAGGTGCTGGAGACCCTGGATGAGGGCTCTGCCCTCAGGGCGGCCGATGCGCGCTCCGGCGGCAGACCCCAGGCCGTCTCCATCCAGGAGATGCTGCCCCCGGTGGTCCAGATCCTGAGTCCGGAGACCGGCTCAAGGGTGGGGGCCTCCACGGTCACCGTGCGGGCCAGCGTCCGGCACCCCAAAGGGCTGCCCATTGACGAGGTCTGGGCCTCCGTGGACGGACGCCAGGTGGGGGAGCGGGGCATCCAGGTCCAGCCCGCTGCGGACGGGACCAGGTCCCTCAGCGTGGCGATCCCGCCCCGGGACTGCATGGTGTCCGTCTTCGCCCGCAGCGGAGGGCTCATCAGCGAGGCGGCCACGGTCCGGCTCGTCTGGGGAGGCGGGTCGCCCGCCGCCTCCCAGGACGGCTTCCTGGCCAAGCCCAAGCTCTACGTCCTCGCGGTGGGTGTGGGGCGTTACGCACAGGCTGACCTGAATCTCCAATACCCCGCCAAGGATGCCCGGGACGTCGCGGCGGCTTTTGCCGCCCAGAAGGGGCACATGTACCGGGATGTGGAGACTCGGGTGCTGACGGACGAGCAGGCCACCAAAGGGGACATCCTGGATGGTCTGGAGTGGATCCAGCGGGCCACCACCAGCCGGGACATGGCGGTGGTGTTCCTGGCGGGCCATGGGGTGAACGACCCCCAGGGCCAGTTCTTCTTCCTGCCCCATCAGGCGGACCTCGAGCGGATGCGCCGGACCATGGTGGCTGACAGCGAAGTCAAGGATGTGCTCTCCAAGGTGCCTGGCAAAGTACTCCTCTTCCTGGACAGCTGCCACAGCGGCAATGTCATGGGAAAGGTCAGCTACCGGGGCGCCCAGGATGTGAACCGCTTTGTGAGCGAATTGGCCAGCGCCGAGAACGGTGTGGTGGTCTTCACGGCCAGCACCGGACGCCAAGCCAGCCAGGAGAGCCCGGCCTGGGGCAACGGGGCCTTCACCAAGGCGCTGCTGGAGGGACTCTCGGGGCGTGCCGACTTCACGAAGAAGGGAGCGGTCACCGTCAACATGCTCGACCTCTACCTGAGTGAGCGGGTGAAGGAACTCACCCGTGGGACCCAGAGCCCTGTGACGGTGAAGCCCAGTGCCGTGCCGGACTTCCCCATCGTGACCATGGAGAGCGGGAGATGA
- a CDS encoding TonB-dependent receptor, with product MTIDFAPRRRALIMFGLVAVLGASAHAADADAGPVAAGDPVVLEAAQVKATREGGEKSGYKASQSVTPGPLGSQPLLDTPSSVTVISSDMIANMQASGLEDVVKYASSAQIEYRGGAEMGRPQTRGLQGSVVQNSRLDGFNVVSTTAYPMEQLDRVEILNGLEGAMYGPANPAGLFSYILKRPTETSLHRVTLTHLDDSYLEASADLSDRVGENRWLGYRLNVIDGSGEGYAEGSKLRRKLLSGSFDVHASSHTVLEFNYSYYDYYRMGYPGSFTFKTTVPIPEAPDPTRVTGQTGGVEGRTTTKSVRIKHDFNGNWNFVGGILQQVAVRIQGNPSNTFNTDGSYTTKISSFSEGEFDITSNMAYLSGHEELWGIGHELTLGTSGFTWNGVKQQGGSLTDTLHFSPRWSARLSGSEDNIQVYSTSTGAVTWSGTGFSGSASLMFKPVARMMLYATLSNSLEQGEAVTSATYNSVTVSNYGQVLEPYRCKQVEVGTKGSVGGLNLSIALFQIERPFAMYVPTGSTYTYEIQGEQRNRGVELGANGRLAERLTLNAGFTYLDPIMTKAYTAGQGNLLPGAPKYQSNVLVEYQVPGVQDLATSLNWHYTGSKAVNDANTLWTAAYSTFDVGARYGTRLWSVPTKFRLSVNNALDKHYWASIFANTQTGTGTTGSGFLGTPREIKLSMSMDL from the coding sequence ATGACTATCGACTTTGCACCCAGGAGGCGCGCCCTGATCATGTTCGGGCTCGTGGCGGTCCTCGGGGCCAGCGCCCACGCCGCCGATGCGGATGCGGGCCCCGTGGCTGCCGGGGATCCGGTGGTGCTGGAGGCTGCCCAGGTGAAGGCCACCCGGGAGGGGGGCGAGAAGAGCGGCTACAAGGCGTCGCAGTCGGTCACCCCCGGCCCCCTGGGCAGCCAGCCCCTGCTGGACACCCCCAGCTCGGTGACGGTCATCTCCTCGGACATGATCGCCAACATGCAGGCCAGCGGCCTGGAAGATGTGGTGAAGTACGCCTCGTCCGCCCAGATCGAATACCGGGGCGGCGCCGAAATGGGCCGTCCCCAGACCCGCGGGCTCCAAGGGAGCGTGGTTCAGAACAGCCGCCTGGATGGCTTCAATGTGGTCTCCACCACCGCCTACCCCATGGAGCAGCTGGACCGGGTGGAGATCCTGAACGGCCTGGAGGGGGCCATGTACGGGCCGGCCAATCCCGCCGGACTCTTCTCCTACATCCTGAAGCGTCCCACTGAGACCTCGTTGCACCGGGTGACCCTGACCCACCTGGATGATTCGTATCTGGAAGCCTCTGCAGATCTCTCGGACCGCGTGGGGGAGAACCGATGGCTGGGCTACCGACTGAATGTCATCGACGGCTCCGGCGAGGGCTATGCCGAGGGCAGCAAGCTGCGCCGCAAGCTCCTCAGCGGTTCCTTTGATGTCCACGCCTCCAGCCACACCGTGCTGGAGTTCAACTACAGCTACTACGACTACTACCGGATGGGCTACCCCGGCAGCTTCACCTTCAAGACCACCGTCCCCATCCCCGAAGCCCCCGACCCCACCAGGGTGACCGGCCAGACGGGAGGTGTCGAGGGTCGCACCACCACCAAGAGTGTGCGCATCAAGCATGACTTCAACGGCAACTGGAACTTCGTGGGCGGCATCCTGCAGCAGGTGGCGGTGCGCATCCAGGGCAACCCCTCCAACACCTTCAATACGGATGGCAGCTACACCACCAAGATCTCCTCCTTCTCCGAAGGGGAGTTCGACATCACCAGCAACATGGCCTACCTGAGCGGTCATGAGGAGCTGTGGGGCATCGGCCATGAGCTCACCCTCGGCACCAGCGGCTTCACCTGGAATGGGGTGAAGCAGCAGGGCGGAAGCCTGACGGACACCCTGCACTTCAGCCCCCGCTGGAGTGCCCGCCTGAGTGGCAGCGAGGACAATATCCAGGTGTACTCCACCAGCACCGGCGCCGTGACCTGGTCGGGCACGGGCTTCAGCGGATCCGCCAGCCTGATGTTCAAGCCGGTGGCCCGGATGATGCTGTACGCCACCCTCTCCAACAGCCTGGAGCAGGGGGAGGCGGTCACCAGCGCCACCTACAACAGCGTGACTGTCTCCAACTACGGCCAGGTGCTGGAGCCCTACCGCTGCAAGCAGGTCGAGGTGGGCACCAAGGGTTCGGTGGGCGGCCTGAACCTCTCCATCGCCCTCTTCCAGATCGAGCGCCCCTTCGCCATGTATGTCCCCACGGGTTCGACCTACACCTACGAGATCCAGGGTGAGCAGAGGAACCGCGGTGTCGAGCTGGGAGCCAATGGCCGCCTGGCTGAGCGGCTGACCCTGAATGCCGGATTCACCTACCTGGATCCCATCATGACCAAGGCCTACACGGCCGGCCAGGGGAACCTGCTCCCCGGTGCCCCCAAGTACCAGTCCAACGTGCTGGTGGAATACCAAGTGCCTGGCGTCCAGGATCTGGCCACCAGCCTGAACTGGCACTACACCGGCTCCAAGGCGGTCAACGACGCCAACACCCTCTGGACCGCGGCCTACAGCACCTTTGATGTGGGAGCCCGCTACGGGACCCGGCTCTGGAGTGTGCCCACCAAGTTCCGCCTCTCGGTGAACAACGCCCTGGACAAGCACTACTGGGCCTCCATCTTTGCCAACACCCAGACCGGTACGGGCACCACCGGCAGCGGCTTCCTGGGTACCCCCAGGGAGATCAAGCTCTCCATGAGCATGGATCTGTAG
- the recR gene encoding recombination mediator RecR: MQLPAPLEAVVEALQKLPGVGTKSAQRMALHLLKEGPQAMEHLGNLLQQAAHKVGFCTECGAFTDQPLCPVCTDPERDPRTLVVVAEASNVLSFERSGLFRGRYHVLGGLISPLKGVGPDQLRVRELLKRLEDHRIQEIVLATNPTLDGEATATWLARILEPLGLKTTRIGLGLPIGSDLEYADDLTLSRAMEGRRPV, translated from the coding sequence ATGCAGCTCCCGGCTCCCCTCGAGGCAGTGGTGGAAGCCCTGCAGAAGCTCCCGGGCGTCGGGACCAAGAGCGCCCAGCGCATGGCGCTGCACCTGCTGAAGGAGGGCCCCCAGGCCATGGAGCACCTGGGGAACCTGCTCCAGCAGGCGGCCCATAAAGTGGGTTTCTGCACCGAGTGCGGGGCCTTCACCGACCAGCCCCTCTGCCCCGTCTGCACTGACCCGGAGCGGGATCCCCGCACCCTGGTGGTGGTGGCCGAGGCCAGCAATGTCCTGAGCTTCGAGCGCAGCGGCCTCTTCCGGGGCCGCTATCACGTCCTGGGGGGCCTCATCAGCCCCCTCAAGGGCGTGGGACCGGATCAGCTCCGGGTCCGGGAGCTGCTGAAGCGACTGGAGGACCACCGCATCCAGGAGATCGTCCTCGCCACCAACCCCACCCTGGATGGCGAGGCCACGGCCACCTGGCTGGCCCGGATTCTCGAGCCCCTGGGACTCAAGACCACCCGCATCGGCCTGGGACTCCCCATCGGCAGCGACCTGGAATACGCCGACGACCTGACCCTGAGCCGGGCCATGGAGGGGCGCAGGCCGGTGTGA